The Agromyces sp. LHK192 genome includes a window with the following:
- a CDS encoding GntR family transcriptional regulator codes for MIITLTETGGPIVDQIRDQIRGLIATGLLSGDQRLPSVRQLANDLQIAPGTVAKAYHSLEAEGLLVTRIGSGTRVSVDASATPRRFLEAASRLAGVGRREGIDLDEAIRVLRAVWRG; via the coding sequence ATGATCATCACCCTCACCGAAACGGGGGGGCCGATCGTCGATCAGATTCGGGACCAGATTCGGGGACTCATAGCGACGGGTCTCCTGTCCGGCGACCAGAGACTCCCGTCCGTACGACAGCTAGCGAACGATCTGCAGATCGCTCCAGGAACGGTGGCGAAGGCGTACCACTCGCTTGAGGCCGAAGGATTGCTCGTCACAAGGATCGGAAGCGGCACCCGGGTCAGCGTCGATGCCTCCGCGACACCACGAAGGTTCCTCGAAGCGGCCAGCCGCCTCGCTGGTGTCGGCAGGCGTGAAGGTATCGACCTCGACGAAGCGATTCGAGTGCTACGCGCAGTATGGCGCGGTTAG